The Candidatus Acidiferrales bacterium genomic interval ATATTCGGCACCTCATTTTTGAACACCTCCGAGTTTCCGGAAAAACACCCGCCGGTGCCGACTCCCATTATGAATTCATCAATGTCATTTCCAAGAACATCTAAGATCTCTCGTGCCATGTTATGATAGGCGTTGCGGTTGTCGACATTGTTGAACTGGTCGGTCCAAAAAGTGTTGGAGTTTCTGCTTAACTCTCTCGCTCTCTCGACGAGAGAGTCAATAAGTTTTGCCGTTATCAAGCCGTTTTCACTCGGAATTATCTCCAGTTCGGCTCCGAATGCCCGCATCGTCTGAAGTTTTTCTTCCGCGAAGGCGTCCGACGAGACGAAGTATGCTTTGTAGCCCTTGTTCGCACAGACCATTGCCAAAGAACTTCCTGTACTTCCGCCGGTATATTCAACGACTGTTCCCCCGGATTTGAGATCACCTCTTCGTTCAGCTCCTTCGATCATCGAGAGCGCCATCCTGTCTTTCATACTTCCGGTGGGATTTGCTCCCTCATACTTCACATATACATCGGCACAATTCAGTCCGGGGAGTCGCTCCAATTTTATTAACGGCGTCTTTCCTATTGCTCTCATTTCTTATCTCTCAATATTCGGACGGCTTGAGCGCATCATGCCAACGCAAACTCGACGGCGGCCATCGCATGAATCTCTGTCGTATCGAACACAGGAATCCTGCAATCGGACTGTTTGATGAGAAGCGGAATCTCCGTGCAGCCAAGTAT includes:
- a CDS encoding cysteine synthase family protein → MRAIGKTPLIKLERLPGLNCADVYVKYEGANPTGSMKDRMALSMIEGAERRGDLKSGGTVVEYTGGSTGSSLAMVCANKGYKAYFVSSDAFAEEKLQTMRAFGAELEIIPSENGLITAKLIDSLVERARELSRNSNTFWTDQFNNVDNRNAYHNMAREILDVLGNDIDEFIMGVGTGGCFSGNSEVFKNEVPNIRCIPIEPLNVRSLSGGDTSGTHKLEGIGAGFVPSICRMDLADEIMAVSDEDAYDTARKLARTEGIFGGRTSGANVWAAIQRGRIIGPGKRIVTIICDSGLKYLNGDLYR